In the Candidatus Binatia bacterium genome, one interval contains:
- a CDS encoding ABC transporter permease yields the protein MIAAGRAASWRRVRRLCVVLAAAAAIAIIAGWAMPQAGRRIVLAEGLAPPSLSHPLGQDRLGRDVLGRCLGGARVSLLVATAAVAVSVTVGTAVGAAAGLSGGTVDLVLMRAVDVLLAFPGLLVAIALAAALGPGTANVVVALSVLGWTGYARLVRAEVRRVRRRDHVEAAVALGASPLRVALRHVLPLVAAPVLVQATFTAAAAVVAEASLSFLGIGIQPPSPSWGSMLAEARSFLVEAPWLVIGPGVALTSLALALQLLGDALRDALDVKTTLRTLPG from the coding sequence ATGATCGCAGCGGGTCGCGCGGCTTCGTGGCGGCGCGTGCGGCGCCTGTGCGTGGTGCTCGCCGCAGCAGCCGCCATCGCGATCATCGCCGGATGGGCGATGCCTCAGGCCGGCCGGCGCATCGTGCTGGCCGAGGGGCTGGCGCCGCCATCGCTGTCTCATCCTCTCGGGCAGGACAGGCTCGGGCGCGACGTGCTCGGTCGTTGTCTCGGCGGCGCCCGGGTGTCGCTGCTGGTGGCGACGGCGGCCGTCGCCGTTTCCGTTACGGTCGGCACGGCGGTGGGCGCCGCCGCAGGTTTGTCGGGCGGTACGGTCGATCTCGTGCTGATGCGGGCCGTCGACGTGCTTCTCGCGTTTCCGGGCCTGCTCGTGGCGATTGCGCTCGCCGCTGCGCTCGGGCCGGGGACGGCGAACGTCGTCGTCGCGCTGAGCGTGCTCGGATGGACGGGGTACGCGCGCCTGGTGCGCGCGGAAGTGCGACGCGTTCGACGGCGCGATCACGTCGAGGCGGCCGTCGCCCTTGGTGCCTCTCCGCTTCGCGTCGCGCTGCGCCACGTGTTGCCGCTCGTCGCGGCGCCGGTCCTCGTGCAGGCGACGTTCACCGCCGCCGCCGCTGTCGTCGCCGAAGCGAGCCTGTCGTTCCTCGGCATCGGCATCCAGCCGCCGTCGCCGTCATGGGGCTCGATGCTCGCCGAAGCCCGCAGCTTTCTCGTCGAGGCGCCGTGGCTCGTGATCGGGCCGGGCGTGGCGCTGACGTCGCTCGCGCTCGCCCTTCAGCTTCTCGGCGATGCGCTGCGCGACGCGCTCGACGTAAAGACGACGCTGCGCACTCTGCCGGGCTGA
- the mutM gene encoding bifunctional DNA-formamidopyrimidine glycosylase/DNA-(apurinic or apyrimidinic site) lyase, giving the protein MPELPEVETIRRSLDGVVVGRRVEHLELRTPRLRLPLDEALRSAVTGRRIVSTSRRGKYLLLGLDDGRAWFFHMGMSGRLRFDENATQPGLHDHVLARFREGGTLVFHDPRRFGLCIVDDPVLSTLVAEMGPEPLDEAAFDAGYLSARRRSTVRTIKDVLMDQRVVAGLGNIYVNEILFRAGIRPRRSMTRTTDADCTRIVEATREVITDAIEHRGSTISDFLDGIGRRGGYQFRHCVYDRKGQPCTRCGAAIKAIVVGQRSSFYCPRCQS; this is encoded by the coding sequence ATGCCTGAGCTTCCCGAAGTCGAGACGATCCGCCGGTCGCTGGACGGCGTCGTCGTCGGGCGCCGCGTCGAACACCTCGAGCTGCGCACGCCGCGCCTTCGACTGCCGCTCGACGAGGCGCTGCGAAGCGCGGTGACGGGACGGCGAATCGTCTCGACGTCGCGGCGCGGAAAGTACCTGCTGCTCGGGCTCGACGACGGCCGCGCGTGGTTCTTTCACATGGGAATGAGCGGCCGCCTGCGCTTCGACGAGAATGCGACGCAGCCGGGCCTGCACGACCACGTGCTCGCGCGTTTCCGCGAAGGCGGCACGCTGGTGTTCCACGACCCGCGGCGCTTCGGCCTCTGCATCGTCGACGATCCGGTCCTTTCCACTCTCGTTGCGGAGATGGGGCCCGAGCCGCTCGACGAAGCGGCCTTCGATGCCGGCTATCTCTCGGCGCGCCGCCGCTCGACGGTGCGCACGATCAAGGACGTGCTGATGGACCAGCGCGTGGTGGCGGGACTTGGCAACATCTACGTCAACGAAATCCTGTTCCGCGCCGGCATCAGGCCGCGGCGGAGCATGACACGCACGACCGATGCCGATTGCACGCGGATCGTCGAAGCGACGCGCGAAGTGATCACCGACGCGATCGAGCATCGCGGCTCGACCATCTCCGATTTCCTCGACGGCATCGGCCGGCGCGGCGGTTACCAGTTTCGCCACTGCGTCTACGACCGCAAGGGCCAGCCCTGCACGCGCTGCGGGGCGGCGATCAAGGCGATCGTCGTAGGGCAACGGTCGAGCTTTTATTGCCCGCGGTGCCAGTCCTGA